In the Tenrec ecaudatus isolate mTenEca1 chromosome 16, mTenEca1.hap1, whole genome shotgun sequence genome, one interval contains:
- the LIPN gene encoding lipase member N — MWLLLATACLIAGTLNAGRPFHWENKVNPEVWMNISELITYHGYPSEEYDVITEDGYILSVNRIPHGRRETRSTGPRPVVYMQHALFTDNAAWLENFANGSLGFLLADAGYDVWMGNSRGNTWSRRHKTLSVTEEKFWEFSFDEMAKYDLPGIIDFIVNKTGQEKLYFIGHSLGTTIGFIAFSTMPELEQRIKINFALGPVVSLKYPIGFFTSFFLLPDPAFKSLFGTKGLLLEDKSKKQSFIKICSDKILWVICSEFLSLWAGSNQKNMNMSRLDVYISHTPTGSSVQNLLHIKQMYRADEFRAYDWGSEDENMHHYNQSRPPLYDLTAMKVPTAIWAGGQDVLVTPKDVSRILPQIRNLIYFKLLPDWNHCDFIWGLDASQRVYSKIIALMKEYS, encoded by the exons ATGTGGCTGCTTTTGGCAACAGCCTGTTTGATCGCAGGGACTTTAAACGCTGGCAGACCCTTTCACTGGGAAAACAAAGTGAATCCTGAGGTGTGGATGAATATT AGTGAGCTCATCACTTACCATGGCTACCCCAGTGAGGAATATGACGTCATCACTGAAGATGGGTACATCCTCAGCGTGAACAGAATTCCCCATGGGCGAAGAGAGACTAGGAGCACAG GTCCTCGGCCAGTCGTGTACATGCAACATGCCCTGTTTACAGACAACGCGGCATGGCTGGAGAATTTTGCCAATGGCAGTCTTGGATTCCTCCTCGCAGATGCGGGTTATGACGTATGGATGGGCAATAGTCGTGGGAACACTTGGTCAAGAAGGCACAAAACACTCTCAGTGACTGAAGAGAAATTCTGGGAATTTAG ttTTGATGAAATGGCCAAATATGATCTCCCAGGAATAATAGACTTCATTGTAAATAAAACTGGTCAGGAGAAGTTGTATTTCATTGGACATTCACTTGGCACCACCATAG GGTTTATAGCCTTTTCCACCATGCCTGAACTGGAACAAAGAATCAAAATTAATTTTGCCTTGGGTCCTGTAGTCTCATTGAAGTATCCCATAGGATTTTTTACCAGTTTTTTCCTACTTCCAGATCCTGCATTCAAG TCTCTGTTTGGCACTAAAGGTCTACTTTTAGAAGATAAATCAAAGAAACAATCTTTTATAAAAATCTGCAGTGATAAAATACTCTGGGTAATATGTAGTGAATTCTTGTCTTTATGGGCTGGATCCAACCAGAAAAATATGAACATG AGTCGACTGGATGTGTATATATCACATACTCCCACTGGATCGTCAGTACAGAATCTGCTACATATAAAACAG ATGTACCGAGCTGATGAATTCAGAGCTTATGACTGGGGAAGTGAAGATGAAAACATGCATCACTATAACCAG AGCCGTCCCCCGCTGTACGATTTAACTGCCATGAAAGTACCGACCGCTATTTGGGCCGGTGGGCAAGATGTGCTGGTAACACCCAAGGATGTGTCCAGGATTCTCCCTCAAATCAGAAACCTCATTTACTTCAAGCTGTTGCCAGATTGGAACCACTGCGATTTTATTTGGGGCCTTGACGCCAGTCAACGGGTGTACAGTAAAATCATAGCCTTAATGAAGGAATATTCCTGA